Proteins encoded in a region of the Drosophila sechellia strain sech25 chromosome 2L, ASM438219v1, whole genome shotgun sequence genome:
- the LOC6617740 gene encoding serine/arginine-rich splicing factor 2, protein MSNGGGAGGLGAARPPPRIDGMVSLKVDNLTYRTTPEDLRRVFERCGEVGDIYIPRDRYTRESRGFAFVRFYDKRDAEDALEAMDGRMLDGRELRVQMARYGRPSSPTRSSSGRRGGGGGGGSGGRRRSRSRSPMRRRSRSPRRRSYSRSRSPGSHSPERRSKFSRSPVRGDSRNGIGSGSAGLAPAASRSRSRS, encoded by the exons ATGAGCAACGGTGGTGGAGCCGGGGGACTGGGCGCAGCGCGTCCACCTCCACGAATCGATGGAATGGTCTCGCTTAAG GTCGACAATCTCACATATCGCACCACGCCGGAGGATCTGCGTCGGGTCTTCGAGCGGTGCGGCGAGGTGGGAGACATCTACATACCCAGGGATCGCTACACACGCGAGAGCCGCGGATTCGCATTTGTTCG CTTCTACGACAAACGTGATGCCGAGGACGCACTGGAGGCCATGGATGGTCGCATGCTAGACGGCAGGGAGCTCCGCGTACAGATGGCCCGCTACGGACGCCCCTCTTCGCCTACTCGCAGTTCCAGTGGTCGtcgtggaggaggaggaggcggtggtTCCGGCGGGCGTCGTCGGTCACGTTCTCGCTCCCCAATGCGCCGCCGTTCGCGCAGCCCGCGTCGCCGATCCTACTCTCGTTCCCGCTCGCCTGGTAGCCACTCGCCGGAGCGCCGATCCAAATTTTCACGCAGTCCAGTACGCGGCGACAGCCGCAACGGAATCggaagcggatctgcaggacTGGCCCCAGCCGCGTCGCGTAGTCGTAGTCGCTCCTAG
- the LOC6617741 gene encoding eukaryotic peptide chain release factor GTP-binding subunit ERF3A isoform X1 — translation MAAQENTEISTKFSTLNVNAVEFVPSFSYNSVVNVAEEAAAVVVAAAAAEETADPGPASGSATPATTPDSVGSGGSTAGAAPPPPTAQGAGAAAPSAQPPTSSSNSASPAPGSPATTPSAGAAAAAPTPIDGLNPSDKIANNETDPADSWDVDDAVITPEDEEVEDAEFTEGEATPKVSKKKVVKVEENRSKREHVNVVFIGHVDAGKSTIGGQIMSLTGMVDKRTLEKYEREAREKSRESWYLSWALDTNQEERDKGKTVEVGRAFFETDRKHFTILDAPGHKSFVPNMIGGAAQADLAVLVISARKGEFETGFDRGGQTREHAMLAKTAGVKHLVVLVNKMDDPTVNWDQTRYNECKDKILPYLKKLGFNPAKDLTFMPCSGLSGYGLKDQIPETLCPWYRGPAFIPFIDELPSLNRKSDGPFIMPIVDKYKDMGTVVMGKVESGTARKGQNLLVMPNRTQVAVDQLFSDDFEVTSVGPGENVKIKLKGIEEEDVSPGFVLCDAANPIKTGKIFDAQVVILEHKSIICAGYSAVMHIHCAAEEVTVKALICLVDKKSGDKSKTRPRFVKQDQVAIMRIECSGMICLEQFKLFPQMGRFTLRDENKTIAIGKVLKVVE, via the exons ATGGCCGCCCAGGAAAACACGGAGATCAGCACAAAGTTCTCCACGCTGAACGTGAACGCGGTGGAATTTGTGCCCAGTTTCAGTTACAACAGCGTTGTGAATGTAGCTGAGGAGGCGGCGGCAGTAGTGGTTGCAGCGGCTGCGGCCGAGGAGACGGCGGATCCGGGTCCCGCCTCCGGTTCAGCCACGCCAGCCACCACACCCGATTCCGTCGGCAGCGGGGGATCCACAGCGGGAGCAGCTCCACCGCCTCCAACTGCCCAGGGGGCGGGGGCAGCAGCGCCCTCAGCACAGCCGCCCACATCATCCTCCAATTCCGCATCGCCAGCGCCGGGTTCGCCAGCCACCACGCCTtcagcaggagcagcggcggcggctcCAACGCCCATCGATGGTCTCAACCCCTCGGATAAAATCGCAAACAATG aaACCGATCCCGCTGACAGCTGGGATGTGGACGATGCAGTGATCACGCCCGAGGATGAGGAGGTGGAAGATGCTGAGTTCACGGAGGGTGAGGCCACGCCGAAGGTGTCCAAGAAGAAGGTGGTCAAGGTGGAGGAAAATAGGAGCAAGCGTGAGCACGTGAATGTTGTGTTCATTGGCCATGTTG ATGCTGGCAAATCAACAATTGGCGGACAAATCATGTCGCTCACGGGCATGGTGGACAAGCGGACACTGGAGAAGTACGAGCGGGAGGCACGTGAGAAGTCGCGTGAGAGTTGGTACTTGTCCTGGGCGCTGGACACCAACCAGGAGGAGCGCGACAAGGGCAAGACCGTCGAGGTGGGACGAGCCTTCTTCGAAACGGACCGAAAGCATTTCACCATCCTCGACGCACCCGGTCACAAGAGCTTCGTGCCTAACATGATCGGTGGAGCGGCGCAGGCCGATCTCGCAGTGCTGGTCATCTCGGCGCGAAAGGGTGAATTCGAAACGGGATTCGATCGCGGCGGCCAGACCCGAGAACATGCCATGTTGGCGAAGACCGCCGGCGTTAAGCATCTGGTCGTGCTGGTCAACAAAATGGATGATCCAACGGTCAATTGGGATCAGACGCGCTACAACGAATGCAAAGACAAGATACTACCATACCTCAAGAAGCTGGGCTTCAACCCGGCCAAGGACCTTACCTTTATGCCTTGCTCGGGCCTCAGCGGATACGGGCTGAAAGACCAAATCCCGGAGACGCTCTGCCCCTGGTACCGGGGACCCGCCTTCATTCCGTTCATTGACGAGCTGCCCTCGCTCAACCGCAAGTCTGACGGGCCTTTCATCATGCCAATTGTGGACAAGTACAAGGATATGGGCACCGTGGTGATGGGCAAGGTTGAGTCCGGAACAGCGCGCAAGGGTCAGAACCTGTTAGTGATGCCAAATAGG ACGCAAGTGGCGGTGGATCAGTTGTTCTCCGACGACTTCGAAGTCACTTCTGTTGGTCCCGGCGAGAACGTCAAGATCAAGCTGAAA ggTATTGAGGAGGAGGATGTCTCGCCCGGATTTGTTCTCTGCGATGCAGCCAATCCCATCAAGACGGGAAAAATCTTTGATGCTCAGGTCGTAATTTTAGAACACAAATCAATTATCTGTGCGGGTTATTCGGCTGTCATGCACATACACTGTGCAGCCGAAGAAGTCACAGTTAAG GCCCTCATCTGTTTGGTCGACAAAAAGTCTGGTGACAAATCAAAAACACGTCCACGGTTCGTTAAGCAGGATCAGGTTGCAATTATGCGAATCGAGTGCTCCGGAATGATTTGCCTTGAACAGTTTAAGCTATTCCCTCAAATGGGCCGTTTTACGCTCAGAGATGAAA ACAAAACCATTGCCATTGGCAAGGTGCTGAAGGTGGTCGAATAA
- the LOC6617741 gene encoding eukaryotic peptide chain release factor GTP-binding subunit ERF3A isoform X2 gives MSKGAGSRYIYSKKPSFSQWRKKTDPADSWDVDDAVITPEDEEVEDAEFTEGEATPKVSKKKVVKVEENRSKREHVNVVFIGHVDAGKSTIGGQIMSLTGMVDKRTLEKYEREAREKSRESWYLSWALDTNQEERDKGKTVEVGRAFFETDRKHFTILDAPGHKSFVPNMIGGAAQADLAVLVISARKGEFETGFDRGGQTREHAMLAKTAGVKHLVVLVNKMDDPTVNWDQTRYNECKDKILPYLKKLGFNPAKDLTFMPCSGLSGYGLKDQIPETLCPWYRGPAFIPFIDELPSLNRKSDGPFIMPIVDKYKDMGTVVMGKVESGTARKGQNLLVMPNRTQVAVDQLFSDDFEVTSVGPGENVKIKLKGIEEEDVSPGFVLCDAANPIKTGKIFDAQVVILEHKSIICAGYSAVMHIHCAAEEVTVKALICLVDKKSGDKSKTRPRFVKQDQVAIMRIECSGMICLEQFKLFPQMGRFTLRDENKTIAIGKVLKVVE, from the exons ATGAGTAAGGGCGCCGGATCTCGCTACATTTACTCCAAGAAGCCATCGTTTTCGCAGTGGAGAAAAA aaACCGATCCCGCTGACAGCTGGGATGTGGACGATGCAGTGATCACGCCCGAGGATGAGGAGGTGGAAGATGCTGAGTTCACGGAGGGTGAGGCCACGCCGAAGGTGTCCAAGAAGAAGGTGGTCAAGGTGGAGGAAAATAGGAGCAAGCGTGAGCACGTGAATGTTGTGTTCATTGGCCATGTTG ATGCTGGCAAATCAACAATTGGCGGACAAATCATGTCGCTCACGGGCATGGTGGACAAGCGGACACTGGAGAAGTACGAGCGGGAGGCACGTGAGAAGTCGCGTGAGAGTTGGTACTTGTCCTGGGCGCTGGACACCAACCAGGAGGAGCGCGACAAGGGCAAGACCGTCGAGGTGGGACGAGCCTTCTTCGAAACGGACCGAAAGCATTTCACCATCCTCGACGCACCCGGTCACAAGAGCTTCGTGCCTAACATGATCGGTGGAGCGGCGCAGGCCGATCTCGCAGTGCTGGTCATCTCGGCGCGAAAGGGTGAATTCGAAACGGGATTCGATCGCGGCGGCCAGACCCGAGAACATGCCATGTTGGCGAAGACCGCCGGCGTTAAGCATCTGGTCGTGCTGGTCAACAAAATGGATGATCCAACGGTCAATTGGGATCAGACGCGCTACAACGAATGCAAAGACAAGATACTACCATACCTCAAGAAGCTGGGCTTCAACCCGGCCAAGGACCTTACCTTTATGCCTTGCTCGGGCCTCAGCGGATACGGGCTGAAAGACCAAATCCCGGAGACGCTCTGCCCCTGGTACCGGGGACCCGCCTTCATTCCGTTCATTGACGAGCTGCCCTCGCTCAACCGCAAGTCTGACGGGCCTTTCATCATGCCAATTGTGGACAAGTACAAGGATATGGGCACCGTGGTGATGGGCAAGGTTGAGTCCGGAACAGCGCGCAAGGGTCAGAACCTGTTAGTGATGCCAAATAGG ACGCAAGTGGCGGTGGATCAGTTGTTCTCCGACGACTTCGAAGTCACTTCTGTTGGTCCCGGCGAGAACGTCAAGATCAAGCTGAAA ggTATTGAGGAGGAGGATGTCTCGCCCGGATTTGTTCTCTGCGATGCAGCCAATCCCATCAAGACGGGAAAAATCTTTGATGCTCAGGTCGTAATTTTAGAACACAAATCAATTATCTGTGCGGGTTATTCGGCTGTCATGCACATACACTGTGCAGCCGAAGAAGTCACAGTTAAG GCCCTCATCTGTTTGGTCGACAAAAAGTCTGGTGACAAATCAAAAACACGTCCACGGTTCGTTAAGCAGGATCAGGTTGCAATTATGCGAATCGAGTGCTCCGGAATGATTTGCCTTGAACAGTTTAAGCTATTCCCTCAAATGGGCCGTTTTACGCTCAGAGATGAAA ACAAAACCATTGCCATTGGCAAGGTGCTGAAGGTGGTCGAATAA